A stretch of the Thiocystis violascens DSM 198 genome encodes the following:
- a CDS encoding DUF4340 domain-containing protein, with translation MTSPNTTAPRPDSGWAPDLRSPLVIALALLLGLQLFLALGLSLRAPGMAALTAQTPLLDFAPDDVTAIRIEGADGGVTLRRAPEETWVLADLADFPVAPSRVDPLLAQLADLKRPLPIATSEEARKRFKLADDGFERRLTLEGKDGPLATLLLGDSPGFRRLFARPADDPGVYELSLALSDLSARRDDWLDTGLLRLDRERIARIASQDWALVKDGDVWRLENSEQPVDQSTANALVTRLANLGYRGVLGTEDAPAYRQQAPKLVLDLGLTDGTARSYRISQAENSEDYVLKDVEKPYFFKLSAFDLDGVLDLDPAKLTLKPASPDTSSADTPPPSAPTVETEQP, from the coding sequence ATGACCTCGCCGAACACGACCGCCCCCCGCCCGGATTCCGGCTGGGCGCCCGATCTGCGTTCGCCGCTGGTGATCGCGCTGGCCCTGCTGCTGGGTCTGCAACTGTTTCTCGCGCTCGGGCTCAGCCTGAGAGCGCCGGGAATGGCTGCCCTGACCGCCCAGACGCCCCTGCTCGACTTCGCCCCGGATGACGTGACCGCTATCCGCATCGAAGGCGCGGACGGCGGCGTGACGCTTCGCCGCGCGCCGGAGGAAACCTGGGTGCTCGCCGATCTGGCCGATTTTCCGGTCGCGCCGTCCAGGGTCGATCCCTTGCTCGCGCAACTCGCCGACCTGAAGCGCCCGCTGCCCATCGCCACCAGCGAGGAGGCGCGCAAGCGCTTCAAGCTAGCGGACGACGGCTTCGAGCGCCGCCTGACGCTGGAGGGAAAAGACGGGCCGCTCGCGACCTTGCTGCTCGGCGACTCGCCCGGTTTCCGGCGGCTCTTCGCCCGACCGGCGGACGATCCAGGGGTCTACGAACTGAGTCTGGCGCTATCCGACCTGTCCGCGCGTCGCGACGACTGGCTCGATACCGGGCTTCTGCGTTTGGATCGGGAGCGGATCGCGCGCATCGCCAGCCAGGATTGGGCCTTAGTCAAGGACGGGGACGTGTGGCGCTTGGAGAACAGCGAACAACCGGTCGACCAGAGCACCGCCAATGCGCTGGTCACGCGGCTAGCCAATCTCGGCTATCGCGGCGTGCTCGGCACCGAGGACGCCCCCGCCTACCGGCAGCAAGCACCAAAGCTGGTGCTCGACCTCGGGCTCACCGATGGCACCGCACGGAGCTACCGCATTTCGCAAGCCGAAAACAGCGAGGACTATGTGCTGAAGGACGTGGAAAAGCCCTATTTCTTCAAGCTCTCCGCCTTCGATCTGGACGGCGTGCTCGATCTGGATCCGGCCAAATTGACGCTAAAACCCGCGTCGCCGGACACGTCATCCGCGGATACACCGCCGCCGTCCGCGCCGACCGTGGAGACGGAACAGCCCTAG
- a CDS encoding Gldg family protein yields the protein MSEILRVARRELAAFFGSPVAYLFIGTFLAVSLFVFFWVDAFFARNIADVRPLFEWMPILLIFLCAALTMRLWSEERRAGTLETLLTLPVTTPRLVLGKFLAALGLVSVSLALTLPLPLTVALLGPLDWGPVLGAYLATLLLAAAYLSIGLFVSSRTDNPIVALIGATLVSAFLYLIGSPALTALVGHGGGELLRLIGSGARFESITRGVLDLRDLYYYLSLVGVFLTLTVYSLERLRWAEHGANPRHHRRWILITALTVANLAAANLWLHPVSAIRADLTEGRLYSLSEATRTYLDQLQEPLLIRGYFSAQTHPLLAPLVPQLRDLLKELEIAGQGRVRVEFVDPQQSPELEREAGEQYGIRPVAFQTETKYQASVVNSYFDLLVKYGDQFETLGFQDLIEVKVRSESDLDVRLRNPEYDLTRTIKKVLYGYRGGGDLFASHSSPLHFQGFISDAAALPEPLPALRRELEALLGELAATSAGRFSFEIADPAAGDGSLAKSIQEQFGFEPLLTSLLDPTPFYFYMVLQSDDRATPIPIPPPESLDRAGLSRAIEAAIKRFAPGMLRTLALYTPSPAPQDFGMGMSAGNEYGLLQESLRENFSLRETDLTSGQVPEDTDLLLVIGPEDLDEKQQFAIDQFLMQGGTAILAASSFHVDLTGGSIAARRAATGLDDWLAHQGLHLEPTLVLDPQNTPFPIPVQRDLGGFVVQEIQTLDYPYFPDVRADGLAETSGITSNLGQITLNWSSPIRVDADRNAERQVIELIQSSAGAWTSDSDDMQPDFEQHGPLGFARGDDQGRKLLAVAVEGRFQSPFAGRPSPLLAREEDGAAADSSIPDESEETEKSQPVFSGVVESSPPSARLILIGSSSFLTDTAISLAGEATQSRYLKPIELIQNAVDWSLEDRGLLTLRGRGQFSRLLEPIGQQRRLFWESLNYLLALGGLALVFWLYRRLRARREQGYAAILSNGGTSS from the coding sequence ATGTCTGAAATTCTGCGTGTCGCCCGCCGTGAACTCGCGGCCTTTTTCGGTTCCCCGGTCGCCTATCTTTTCATCGGCACCTTTCTGGCGGTGTCGCTCTTCGTCTTCTTCTGGGTCGACGCCTTTTTCGCCCGCAACATCGCCGATGTGCGTCCATTGTTCGAGTGGATGCCGATCCTGCTGATCTTCCTCTGCGCGGCGCTCACCATGCGTCTGTGGAGCGAGGAGCGGCGGGCCGGGACGCTGGAGACGCTGCTGACCCTGCCGGTGACCACGCCCCGACTGGTGCTTGGCAAATTCCTCGCCGCGCTGGGTCTGGTGAGCGTGTCGCTGGCCCTCACGCTGCCCCTGCCGCTCACCGTCGCGCTGCTCGGGCCACTCGACTGGGGGCCGGTCCTCGGCGCCTATCTGGCGACCCTGCTGCTCGCCGCGGCCTATCTGTCGATCGGTCTCTTCGTCTCGTCGCGCACCGACAACCCCATCGTGGCGCTCATCGGCGCCACACTCGTCTCCGCGTTCCTCTATCTGATCGGCTCGCCGGCACTCACCGCGCTGGTCGGTCATGGCGGCGGCGAGTTGCTGCGGCTCATCGGCAGCGGCGCGCGCTTCGAGTCGATCACCCGTGGCGTTCTCGACCTGCGGGATCTTTACTATTACCTCAGTCTCGTCGGCGTCTTTCTGACCCTGACGGTCTACAGCCTGGAGCGTCTGCGCTGGGCCGAACACGGCGCCAATCCGCGTCACCATCGCCGCTGGATTCTGATCACGGCGCTCACCGTCGCCAATCTGGCCGCCGCCAATCTTTGGCTGCATCCGGTCTCCGCGATCCGCGCCGATCTCACCGAGGGGCGGCTCTACAGTCTCTCCGAAGCAACCCGAACCTATCTCGACCAGCTCCAGGAGCCGCTGCTGATCCGCGGCTATTTCAGCGCCCAGACGCATCCCTTGCTGGCCCCGCTGGTGCCGCAGTTGCGCGACCTGCTGAAAGAGCTGGAGATCGCGGGCCAGGGCCGGGTACGGGTGGAATTCGTCGATCCGCAGCAGTCCCCGGAGTTGGAGCGGGAGGCCGGCGAGCAATACGGCATCCGCCCGGTCGCCTTCCAGACCGAGACCAAATATCAGGCGTCGGTGGTCAACTCCTATTTCGATTTGCTGGTGAAATACGGCGATCAATTCGAGACCCTGGGTTTTCAGGATCTGATCGAGGTCAAGGTGCGGAGCGAATCCGATCTGGACGTGCGTCTGCGCAACCCCGAGTACGACCTGACCCGTACCATCAAGAAGGTGCTCTACGGTTATCGGGGTGGCGGCGATCTTTTCGCCAGTCACTCCAGCCCGCTGCACTTCCAGGGTTTCATCTCGGATGCGGCGGCGCTGCCCGAGCCGCTGCCGGCACTGCGCCGGGAACTGGAAGCGCTGCTGGGCGAACTGGCCGCGACATCCGCCGGACGCTTCAGCTTCGAGATCGCGGACCCGGCGGCCGGCGACGGGTCGCTGGCAAAAAGCATCCAGGAGCAGTTCGGTTTTGAACCGCTATTGACCAGTCTGCTGGATCCGACCCCCTTCTATTTCTACATGGTGCTCCAGTCCGACGACCGGGCCACGCCGATTCCGATTCCGCCCCCCGAATCGCTCGACCGCGCCGGACTGAGCCGCGCCATCGAGGCGGCGATCAAGCGTTTTGCCCCCGGCATGCTGAGAACGCTAGCCCTCTACACGCCCTCCCCCGCCCCCCAGGACTTCGGGATGGGCATGAGCGCCGGGAATGAGTACGGCCTGCTGCAAGAGAGCCTGCGGGAAAACTTCAGCCTGCGCGAAACGGATCTGACCTCCGGACAGGTTCCCGAGGACACGGATCTGCTGCTGGTCATCGGGCCGGAGGATCTCGACGAAAAACAGCAGTTCGCCATCGATCAGTTTCTGATGCAGGGCGGCACGGCGATCCTGGCGGCTTCCAGTTTCCACGTCGACCTGACCGGCGGCTCGATCGCGGCGCGCCGCGCGGCCACCGGGCTGGATGACTGGCTCGCGCATCAGGGGCTGCATCTGGAACCGACGCTGGTTCTCGATCCTCAAAATACCCCTTTCCCGATCCCGGTCCAACGCGACCTTGGCGGCTTCGTCGTCCAGGAGATCCAGACGCTCGACTATCCTTACTTCCCGGACGTGCGCGCGGACGGACTCGCCGAAACGTCTGGAATCACGTCCAATCTGGGCCAGATCACCCTGAACTGGTCCTCTCCGATCCGCGTCGACGCCGACCGCAACGCCGAGCGCCAGGTCATCGAGTTGATCCAGAGTTCCGCCGGGGCCTGGACCAGCGATTCGGACGACATGCAGCCTGACTTCGAGCAGCATGGCCCGCTCGGCTTCGCGCGCGGCGACGATCAGGGGCGCAAGCTGCTGGCGGTGGCGGTCGAGGGGCGTTTCCAGTCGCCCTTCGCGGGCCGGCCCTCGCCGCTTCTCGCCCGGGAGGAGGACGGCGCAGCGGCGGATTCATCCATCCCCGATGAGTCGGAAGAGACGGAAAAATCCCAGCCGGTGTTTTCCGGCGTCGTGGAATCGTCACCGCCCTCGGCGCGGCTGATCCTGATCGGCTCGTCGAGTTTTCTCACCGATACCGCGATCAGTCTGGCGGGCGAGGCGACCCAGAGCCGCTATCTCAAGCCCATCGAGTTGATCCAGAACGCGGTGGACTGGTCGCTTGAGGATCGCGGACTGCTGACCCTGCGCGGACGCGGCCAATTCAGCCGGCTGCTCGAACCCATCGGACAGCAGAGGCGTCTCTTCTGGGAATCGCTCAACTATCTGCTGGCCCTGGGCGGACTGGCCCTGGTCTTTTGGCTGTATCGACGACTGCGCGCACGCCGCGAACAAGGCTACGCGGCCATTCTGAGCAACGGAGGAACCTCGTCATGA
- a CDS encoding ABC transporter ATP-binding protein — MIEVRELCRQYGELKAVQDVSFDIGHGEIVGLLGHNGAGKTTIMKMLTGYLEPSAGTIRVDGLDIAKQRRAIQRRIGYLPENCPLYPEMTVLDYLDYQASLHGLAPPRRATAIRRAVERTELGAKATAIIGTLSRGYRQRVGVAQAILHEPVILILDEPTNGLDPSQIQHMRGLVRELSADATLIISTHVLQEVEAVCGRVLIMRGGRLALDSRLNAIGRQPRLLVTLDRAPAEAEPLLSGVAGIAGAAMLDQDGDLRRYALETTDPRATAPAVVEAVSRQRWPLFGLETERQDLEALFGAVTLETRNLEPAEATHV; from the coding sequence ATGATCGAGGTTCGCGAGCTTTGTCGCCAGTACGGCGAACTCAAGGCGGTCCAGGACGTCTCGTTCGACATCGGTCACGGCGAGATCGTCGGTCTGCTCGGCCATAACGGAGCCGGCAAGACCACCATCATGAAGATGCTCACCGGCTATCTCGAACCGAGCGCCGGGACGATCCGCGTCGACGGACTGGATATCGCCAAACAGCGTCGCGCCATCCAGCGGCGCATTGGTTATCTGCCCGAAAACTGTCCGCTCTACCCCGAAATGACGGTGCTGGATTACCTGGATTATCAGGCATCGCTGCACGGACTCGCCCCGCCCCGCCGCGCGACCGCGATCCGCCGCGCCGTGGAGCGCACCGAACTCGGCGCCAAGGCGACCGCCATCATCGGCACCCTGTCGCGCGGCTACCGCCAGCGGGTCGGCGTGGCCCAGGCGATCCTGCACGAGCCGGTCATCCTCATCCTGGACGAGCCGACCAACGGGCTCGATCCATCCCAGATCCAGCACATGCGCGGTCTCGTGCGCGAACTGTCCGCCGACGCGACCCTGATCATCTCGACTCATGTGCTACAGGAGGTCGAGGCGGTCTGCGGGCGGGTGCTCATCATGCGCGGCGGACGGCTGGCGCTTGATAGCCGCCTGAACGCCATCGGACGCCAGCCGCGGTTGCTCGTCACGCTCGACCGCGCGCCAGCGGAGGCGGAACCCCTGCTGTCCGGAGTGGCCGGAATCGCTGGAGCGGCCATGCTGGATCAGGATGGCGATCTGCGCCGCTATGCGCTGGAGACGACCGATCCGCGCGCCACCGCCCCGGCGGTTGTCGAGGCGGTCAGTCGGCAACGCTGGCCGTTGTTTGGGCTGGAGACCGAGCGCCAGGATCTGGAGGCACTGTTCGGCGCCGTCACCCTGGAAACGCGCAACCTGGAACCGGCGGAGGCCACCCATGTCTGA
- a CDS encoding SPOR domain-containing protein, which translates to MREGAKRRLAGAVAIVALAVIFVPMFFEKESLAPPSRDLARPNEPDFDDPALTELAPDPPTGQVTEERYADLPIESDPLTLPVPAGADEANPGGEADQDRQPEKPVRRDSPATQPDRLGRLSTESPPVVKEVEAVAPPKARDDGMPSWVIQVASLGTAQSAAELETKLRSAGFSAFVEKAEVRGKQYYRVRVGPEVDRASAERAATRLRQQQKLDTLIQRYP; encoded by the coding sequence ATGCGGGAAGGGGCCAAAAGACGTCTGGCAGGCGCGGTTGCGATCGTCGCGCTGGCGGTGATCTTCGTACCCATGTTTTTTGAAAAGGAATCGCTGGCGCCGCCATCGCGCGATCTTGCGCGACCGAATGAACCGGACTTCGACGATCCTGCCCTGACCGAACTCGCGCCAGATCCGCCGACTGGTCAGGTGACTGAAGAGAGGTATGCCGATTTGCCGATCGAAAGCGATCCGCTGACGCTGCCCGTGCCCGCTGGCGCCGATGAGGCCAATCCCGGCGGCGAAGCGGACCAGGATCGCCAGCCGGAAAAGCCTGTTCGTCGCGATTCGCCGGCCACGCAGCCTGATCGGCTCGGCCGGTTGTCAACCGAATCGCCGCCAGTCGTGAAGGAGGTCGAGGCGGTCGCGCCGCCCAAGGCGAGGGACGATGGGATGCCCTCCTGGGTCATTCAGGTTGCCAGTCTGGGAACGGCGCAGAGCGCGGCCGAGCTCGAAACGAAATTGCGGAGCGCCGGGTTTTCGGCCTTTGTGGAAAAGGCCGAAGTCCGGGGTAAGCAGTACTATCGCGTGCGGGTTGGGCCGGAAGTGGATCGCGCGAGTGCCGAGCGTGCCGCCACCAGGCTGCGTCAGCAGCAAAAGCTGGATACCTTGATCCAACGCTATCCGTAA
- a CDS encoding CvpA family protein: protein MNWVDFAIIAIVVLSALVGLARGIVRELLSLGVWVAALAVAWVFHREVADLLVAQFSQPSVRLAVAFIALVLVTLILGAILGAVLTAFVDKAGLTGADRVLGLVFGAGRGVVMVAMAVFLAGLTPLPSDPWWQESRYIGQFQEFADWMLGMVPDEIQARIKQL, encoded by the coding sequence GTGAACTGGGTCGATTTCGCGATCATCGCCATCGTCGTTCTGTCCGCATTGGTCGGGCTGGCGCGCGGCATCGTCCGGGAGTTGCTCTCGCTGGGCGTCTGGGTCGCGGCCCTGGCGGTTGCCTGGGTCTTTCACCGGGAGGTTGCCGATCTTCTCGTCGCGCAGTTTTCGCAGCCATCGGTGCGGCTTGCGGTTGCCTTTATCGCGCTGGTACTCGTCACCCTGATCCTGGGCGCGATCCTCGGCGCCGTGCTGACCGCGTTCGTGGACAAGGCTGGTCTGACGGGTGCCGATCGTGTTCTAGGGCTCGTCTTCGGGGCCGGTCGAGGGGTTGTGATGGTGGCGATGGCGGTGTTTCTCGCCGGCCTGACACCGTTACCGAGCGATCCCTGGTGGCAGGAGTCTCGTTACATCGGTCAATTCCAGGAATTCGCCGACTGGATGCTTGGAATGGTGCCCGACGAGATTCAAGCCCGGATCAAGCAGCTTTAG
- the purF gene encoding amidophosphoribosyltransferase, with the protein MCGIVGIVGKSPVNQSLYDALLVLQHRGQDAAGIVTCQGDKLYLRKDNGLARDVFQTRHMIQLRGNTGVGHVRYPTAGAASSAEAQPFYVNSPYGIVLAHNGNLTNAEDLKRDLFVDDLRHLNTESDSEILLNIFAHELQIQGKLRIDEQDVFRAVAGVHRRCRGGYAAVAMIPGFGVFGFRDPNGIRPLVYGRRETPAGAEYMIASESVALDTLGFKLIADVAPGEAVLITVDGELHTRQCAPQPVLSPCIFEFVYFARPDSIIDNISVHKARSRMGKKLAAKIKRDWSSHDIDVVIPVPDTSRTAALQLANQLGINYAEGFIKNRYIGRTFIMPGQTVRKKSVRQKLNAIDLEFRKKNVLLVDDSIVRGTTSQQIIQMARDAGAHRVYFASAAPPVRYPNVYGIDMPAASELIAHGRTEEEVARELGTDGLIFQDLGDLIEAVQKKGKSHVDRFDTSVFDGVYVTGDVTPDYLASLEARRNDGAKDSRLSCSESAIDLSNTD; encoded by the coding sequence ATGTGCGGTATCGTTGGCATCGTCGGCAAAAGTCCGGTCAATCAGTCTCTCTACGACGCTCTTCTGGTCTTGCAGCATCGCGGTCAGGATGCCGCGGGCATCGTGACCTGTCAGGGCGATAAGCTCTATCTGCGCAAGGATAACGGTCTGGCCAGGGATGTGTTCCAGACCCGTCACATGATCCAGTTGCGCGGCAATACCGGCGTGGGGCATGTGCGCTATCCCACCGCTGGGGCGGCCAGTTCGGCGGAGGCGCAGCCTTTTTATGTCAACTCGCCCTATGGCATCGTGCTGGCCCATAACGGCAATCTGACCAACGCCGAGGATCTCAAGCGCGACCTCTTCGTCGATGACCTGCGTCACCTCAATACCGAGTCGGATTCCGAGATCCTGCTGAATATCTTCGCGCATGAGTTGCAGATTCAGGGCAAACTGAGGATCGACGAGCAGGATGTGTTCCGGGCCGTGGCGGGCGTGCATCGTCGCTGTCGGGGCGGCTACGCGGCGGTCGCCATGATCCCCGGTTTCGGGGTGTTCGGGTTCCGCGATCCCAACGGGATCCGGCCGCTTGTTTATGGCCGCCGCGAGACTCCCGCAGGCGCGGAGTACATGATCGCCTCCGAAAGCGTGGCGCTCGACACCCTCGGATTCAAACTCATTGCCGATGTCGCGCCAGGGGAGGCGGTGCTGATCACCGTCGATGGCGAACTCCATACCCGCCAATGCGCGCCGCAGCCGGTGCTGTCCCCCTGTATCTTCGAGTTCGTCTATTTCGCCCGCCCGGACTCAATCATCGATAACATCTCGGTGCACAAGGCCCGCTCGCGCATGGGCAAAAAGCTGGCGGCCAAGATCAAGCGCGACTGGTCCAGTCATGACATCGACGTGGTGATCCCGGTCCCCGACACCAGCCGCACCGCGGCCCTGCAACTGGCGAATCAACTCGGGATCAACTATGCCGAGGGCTTCATCAAGAACCGCTATATCGGGCGTACCTTCATCATGCCCGGTCAGACGGTGCGCAAGAAATCGGTCCGTCAGAAGCTCAATGCCATCGATCTGGAGTTCCGCAAAAAGAACGTGCTGCTGGTCGACGACTCCATCGTGCGCGGCACCACCTCGCAACAGATCATCCAGATGGCCCGCGACGCGGGCGCGCATCGAGTCTATTTCGCCTCGGCCGCGCCGCCGGTGCGCTATCCGAATGTCTACGGGATCGACATGCCCGCGGCCAGCGAACTCATCGCCCATGGCCGCACCGAGGAGGAGGTGGCGCGCGAATTGGGGACCGACGGACTGATTTTTCAGGATCTTGGCGATCTGATCGAGGCGGTCCAGAAAAAGGGCAAGAGCCATGTCGACCGTTTCGATACCTCGGTGTTCGATGGCGTCTATGTGACGGGTGACGTGACGCCGGACTATCTGGCCTCGCTGGAGGCCCGGCGCAACGACGGCGCCAAGGACAGTCGTTTATCGTGCAGCGAGAGTGCCATTGATCTCAGCAATACCGATTAA
- a CDS encoding O-succinylhomoserine sulfhydrylase, producing the protein MPEDERQMMEAGFATRAIRTGHWRTPEGEHGEPIFTTSSYVFSSAAEAAARFAGDQAGNIYSRFTNPTVRAFEERLASLEGGERCVATASGMAAILAVCMGLLKAGDRILSSRSLFGSTTMLFNKYLARFGIETTYVPLSDPDAWEAAIDSRTRLLFCETPSNPLTEMADLRQLAAIAHRHDCLLAVDNCFCTPALQRPLELGADLVIHSATKYLDGQGRCVGGAVVGDHKLVGEEVFGVLRTAGPTLSPFNAWVFLKGLETLELRMLAHARGAAQLADWLLAQPAVEHVYYPGLSGHPQHRLIGTQQRTGGGIVAFDMRGGQTGAWRLIDATRLLSITANLGDTKSTITHPATTTHGRLSPEERSAAGIGDGLVRVAVGLEDIADIQADLLPGLADLQP; encoded by the coding sequence ATGCCCGAGGATGAGCGTCAAATGATGGAGGCAGGCTTCGCCACCCGCGCCATCCGCACGGGACACTGGCGCACGCCAGAGGGCGAGCATGGCGAACCGATCTTCACCACCTCCAGCTATGTCTTTTCCAGCGCGGCCGAGGCGGCGGCGCGTTTCGCCGGAGATCAAGCCGGCAATATCTACTCGCGCTTCACCAATCCCACGGTGCGCGCCTTCGAGGAACGCCTCGCGTCTCTTGAAGGCGGCGAGCGTTGCGTGGCGACTGCCTCGGGCATGGCGGCCATCCTGGCGGTCTGCATGGGGCTGCTGAAGGCCGGCGATCGGATTCTCTCTTCGCGCAGTCTGTTTGGCAGCACGACGATGCTGTTCAATAAATATCTCGCGCGATTCGGTATCGAGACCACCTATGTGCCACTGAGCGATCCCGATGCCTGGGAGGCCGCGATCGATTCGCGCACCCGTCTGCTGTTCTGCGAAACCCCCTCGAATCCGCTCACCGAAATGGCGGATCTGCGCCAGTTGGCCGCGATTGCCCACCGCCATGACTGCCTGCTGGCGGTCGACAATTGCTTTTGTACCCCGGCCTTGCAACGTCCGCTCGAACTGGGCGCCGATCTGGTCATCCATTCGGCGACCAAATATCTGGACGGTCAGGGGCGCTGTGTCGGCGGCGCCGTGGTCGGCGATCATAAACTTGTGGGCGAGGAGGTCTTCGGCGTTCTGCGCACCGCCGGCCCCACCCTGAGTCCCTTCAATGCCTGGGTGTTTCTCAAGGGGCTCGAAACGCTCGAATTGCGCATGCTCGCGCACGCGCGCGGCGCGGCCCAACTGGCCGACTGGCTACTCGCGCAGCCTGCCGTGGAGCACGTTTATTATCCAGGTTTGAGCGGGCACCCCCAGCATCGTCTGATCGGCACCCAGCAGCGCACCGGTGGTGGCATCGTCGCCTTCGACATGCGCGGCGGTCAGACCGGCGCCTGGCGGCTGATCGACGCCACCCGGCTGCTGTCCATCACCGCTAACCTGGGCGACACCAAGTCCACCATCACCCATCCAGCCACCACCACGCATGGACGTCTCAGCCCCGAGGAGCGGAGCGCGGCCGGGATCGGTGACGGTCTGGTGCGGGTCGCCGTGGGGCTGGAGGACATCGCGGATATCCAGGCGGATCTGCTGCCGGGACTGGCGGATTTGCAACCTTGA
- a CDS encoding phosphoglycerate mutase → MSSAPTLDLICPGLLGPIPTLPPPFPKTPTLDRLLSRADKRAVLLTDPPAVLLAEFGVFDEPDRDFPTAPLCLLGEDPDADLDAWWMHADPVHLRADRDRLLLFAGAEIVPDRAEADALTALFNDHFGGDGLRLLAPTPGRWYLRADRRLDLRTQPLHRMLGGAIGDDLPGGLDANRWNGLLNEAQMLFFDSAVNRDRERRRRPVISGLWIWGGGRLPTLSGERPDLIVGDHPLTLGLARHASLRHLTLEQWREGATASTGRVLVYWDSLWTALQARDLPAWSRSLTDLEGRLAVTANQLREGGLARLVIDPCQGSRFQISRGQLRRFWRRQGLRAWLNVTSGQVNPDF, encoded by the coding sequence ATGTCTAGCGCCCCAACCCTCGATCTCATCTGCCCCGGCCTGCTGGGGCCGATTCCGACCTTGCCGCCGCCTTTTCCGAAGACGCCGACGCTCGATCGGCTGTTGAGCCGGGCGGACAAACGTGCCGTCCTCTTGACCGATCCGCCGGCCGTCCTGCTTGCCGAGTTCGGCGTCTTCGACGAGCCGGACCGGGATTTTCCGACCGCGCCGCTCTGTCTCCTGGGCGAGGATCCGGATGCCGATCTGGACGCCTGGTGGATGCACGCCGATCCGGTGCATCTGCGCGCGGATCGGGATCGGCTACTGCTCTTCGCTGGCGCTGAAATCGTCCCGGATCGCGCCGAGGCCGATGCCCTGACGGCCTTATTCAACGACCATTTCGGGGGCGACGGACTGCGGCTGCTGGCCCCGACGCCGGGCCGCTGGTATCTAAGGGCCGACCGGCGTCTGGATCTGCGCACGCAGCCGCTCCATCGGATGCTCGGTGGCGCGATCGGTGACGATCTCCCCGGCGGACTGGACGCCAACCGTTGGAATGGGCTGCTGAACGAGGCGCAGATGCTGTTCTTCGACAGCGCGGTCAATCGCGACCGTGAACGCCGGCGCCGACCAGTCATCAGCGGCCTCTGGATCTGGGGCGGCGGACGCCTGCCGACGCTGTCGGGCGAACGTCCCGACCTGATTGTCGGCGATCACCCCCTGACGCTTGGTCTGGCACGGCACGCGAGCCTGCGGCACCTGACCCTGGAGCAGTGGCGCGAGGGTGCGACGGCATCGACCGGTCGTGTTTTGGTGTACTGGGATTCCTTGTGGACGGCGCTTCAGGCGCGGGATTTACCTGCCTGGAGCCGGTCATTGACGGACCTTGAAGGCCGTCTTGCCGTGACCGCAAACCAGCTTCGCGAGGGTGGCCTAGCGCGGCTCGTCATCGATCCCTGTCAAGGTTCGCGCTTTCAAATCTCCCGCGGACAGTTGCGTCGTTTCTGGCGTCGGCAAGGGTTGCGTGCATGGCTGAACGTTACGTCAGGGCAGGTCAATCCAGATTTCTGA
- the groES gene encoding co-chaperone GroES yields the protein MNIRPLHDRVVVRRMEEERTTAGGIVIPDSATEKPIQGEVIAVGNGKILESGEVRPLDVKVGDRVLFGKYSGTEVKLDGTDFLVMREEDIMGVVEG from the coding sequence ATGAACATCCGTCCCTTGCATGACCGCGTCGTTGTCCGTCGCATGGAAGAGGAGCGCACGACTGCCGGCGGCATCGTGATCCCGGATTCCGCCACCGAAAAGCCGATCCAGGGCGAAGTCATCGCCGTGGGCAACGGCAAGATCCTGGAGAGCGGCGAAGTTCGTCCGCTGGATGTCAAGGTCGGCGACCGCGTCCTGTTCGGCAAGTATTCCGGCACCGAGGTCAAGCTCGACGGCACCGATTTTCTGGTGATGCGCGAGGAAGACATCATGGGCGTCGTCGAGGGCTAA